A single window of Egibacteraceae bacterium DNA harbors:
- a CDS encoding CHAT domain-containing protein: protein MDLLIARFLQRHRDEEPELADGLTAMVAGDVVTAAERLAAVGDGVEDPAVRVRAAAYHRLATHLRWNVFPGGGGAGATEVAVRWDGAPSAVDAREDWAAVVRRLDDPRLAAEVRAVGGGLCALGSVRAIVGHTAARLAPAEVDARLEEALRAVVPLGEAGGAGDVALASADLARRARRPERAAAFLQAAARAYGTAGDRGGLGACHLLRGDWRAAPAAGPETRNLTLVASAAESSALDWALESAEASRTGLDVEGAAAAYAEAEEAFAAADAPRGLSAVTLRRGHLAALAGDHDRAGELAGRAAAAADACGDRWGAWLARTHAALDAVAAGRLAEGDERARQVGAWGAGTGSFSYALGLGLLCSRAGRHWLHRRTDPERALACHRLARTIFATLGAVTDEAQSLADRGRALHVVGDLAGAATADEEALHLLATDLEARPAAAADNRLRAVALAQRLYLLHQTRRDPTAMASAAERLRAMAARLPAAPDDRVEGLLAHAAEAALVEAPVLVPLYRGDAARAAGDQEAAASHYGAALEAVHASDHPDAEHLEAVVLGHWRRYPEAAAAYQRHLDAASAPAGLLGRVLSRFGPLRAEVEAGTRRLHEQAGAFFRRLRDPEAAVAHFAALDRVDARWWDGAPRPWELLADYGVACEGLGELDRALALHDEAIVTLEGSGPTWPDERDDDPTDAPAVYLGAARTAVRLGEAAAGTDAERWLARAFAYAERGRARSTADLLTRGLGLAEAPPGSSPAVAGWHAAVAERWVRAGLVGAERVSAHPDPDRLAALREEIAVLDQRLTDLQAALAQAAPEAAAVLTTAAEPPGLDAVRAALPPGAVLLAYHQVDQELLAFAVTAEGIAAHRASVDGVELARHARVFAAACVDGADVTDAGAPLTRALLDPHAGTLERADRVLVAPAPVLRTVAFAALPWHDGPLGASHTVAYLPGAAAPAGTAVTPGTDAAAAPAGTADPSGPGRHLAVGDPAAPAWQARPGGAPGPAPRRPASATEAAVVAAALGDTRLLVGDAATRSAVTAAIGTAPLVHLATATQVRDDAPLLSAILCANGEAVSIYELIVGRLHADRVVVSACHPAGAGSEALAVASGLLGAGARGAVVTLWPADDRTTCVLMARFSRLLRGGTSGPIALQAAQTHLRAMSDSDEAAEFAALQAAAADPAVAADQLAPLSPPTGQRLTGQGPTGHVRPARVWAGYCYVGR, encoded by the coding sequence ATGGACCTGCTCATCGCACGCTTCCTGCAGCGCCACCGCGACGAGGAACCCGAGCTGGCGGACGGCCTCACCGCGATGGTCGCCGGTGACGTCGTCACCGCCGCCGAGCGCCTGGCCGCGGTGGGGGACGGCGTCGAGGACCCGGCGGTGCGGGTGCGCGCCGCCGCCTACCACCGGTTGGCCACCCACCTGCGGTGGAACGTGTTCCCCGGCGGCGGCGGCGCCGGGGCGACCGAGGTCGCGGTGCGCTGGGACGGCGCGCCCTCGGCCGTCGACGCTCGCGAGGACTGGGCCGCCGTGGTGCGCCGCCTGGATGACCCCCGGCTGGCCGCGGAGGTCCGGGCGGTGGGGGGCGGCCTCTGCGCCCTCGGGTCGGTGCGGGCCATCGTCGGCCACACGGCCGCCCGTCTCGCGCCCGCCGAGGTGGACGCCCGGTTGGAGGAGGCGCTGCGCGCCGTGGTGCCGCTGGGTGAGGCGGGCGGCGCCGGTGACGTCGCCCTGGCCTCCGCCGACCTGGCCCGCCGCGCACGACGCCCGGAGCGGGCCGCAGCGTTCCTGCAGGCGGCGGCCAGGGCCTACGGCACCGCCGGTGACCGTGGGGGCCTGGGCGCGTGCCACCTCCTGCGCGGTGACTGGCGCGCGGCGCCGGCCGCCGGCCCCGAGACCCGCAACCTCACGCTGGTGGCCAGCGCGGCGGAGTCCAGCGCCCTGGACTGGGCGTTGGAGTCCGCCGAGGCCAGCCGGACAGGCCTGGACGTCGAGGGTGCGGCCGCCGCCTACGCCGAGGCCGAGGAGGCGTTCGCCGCCGCCGACGCGCCCCGCGGGTTGTCCGCGGTCACCCTGCGGCGCGGGCACCTGGCCGCGCTCGCCGGCGACCACGACCGGGCCGGCGAGCTGGCCGGGCGGGCCGCGGCGGCCGCCGACGCCTGCGGCGACCGGTGGGGGGCCTGGCTCGCCCGCACGCACGCCGCGCTGGACGCGGTGGCCGCCGGCCGTCTCGCCGAGGGTGACGAGCGCGCGCGGCAGGTCGGCGCCTGGGGCGCGGGCACCGGCAGCTTCAGCTACGCGCTGGGCCTCGGGCTGCTGTGCTCGCGCGCGGGCCGGCACTGGCTGCACCGGCGGACCGACCCGGAACGCGCGCTGGCCTGCCACCGGCTGGCACGGACCATCTTCGCGACCCTCGGCGCCGTCACCGACGAGGCGCAGAGCCTGGCCGACCGCGGGCGCGCCCTGCACGTCGTCGGCGACCTCGCCGGCGCTGCCACCGCCGACGAGGAGGCCCTGCACCTGCTGGCCACCGATCTCGAGGCGCGCCCAGCCGCAGCCGCCGACAACCGCCTGCGTGCCGTGGCCCTCGCCCAGAGGCTCTACCTGCTGCACCAGACGCGCCGCGACCCGACCGCGATGGCGAGCGCGGCCGAGCGGCTGCGGGCCATGGCCGCCCGTCTCCCGGCCGCCCCCGATGACCGCGTCGAGGGCCTGCTCGCCCACGCCGCCGAGGCGGCCCTCGTCGAGGCGCCCGTGCTCGTCCCGCTCTACCGGGGGGACGCGGCGCGCGCGGCGGGCGACCAGGAGGCCGCCGCGTCGCACTACGGAGCCGCCCTGGAGGCCGTGCACGCCAGCGACCACCCGGACGCCGAGCACCTGGAGGCGGTCGTCCTCGGCCACTGGCGCCGCTACCCCGAGGCGGCGGCGGCCTATCAACGCCACCTCGACGCCGCGTCGGCGCCCGCCGGCCTGCTCGGCCGGGTGCTCTCACGATTCGGGCCGCTGAGAGCCGAGGTCGAGGCGGGCACGCGGCGTCTGCACGAGCAGGCGGGCGCGTTCTTCCGTCGCCTGCGCGACCCCGAGGCGGCTGTCGCCCACTTCGCCGCGCTCGACCGCGTGGATGCCCGGTGGTGGGACGGCGCCCCGCGGCCCTGGGAGCTCCTGGCCGACTACGGTGTCGCCTGCGAGGGGCTCGGCGAGCTCGACCGGGCACTCGCCCTGCACGACGAGGCGATCGTCACGCTCGAGGGGAGCGGGCCGACATGGCCCGACGAACGCGACGACGACCCCACCGACGCCCCGGCGGTCTACCTCGGCGCCGCACGCACGGCCGTGCGGCTGGGCGAGGCAGCCGCAGGCACCGACGCCGAGCGGTGGCTCGCCCGCGCGTTCGCGTACGCCGAGCGGGGCCGTGCGCGCAGCACGGCCGACCTGCTCACCCGCGGGTTGGGGCTGGCGGAGGCGCCACCCGGCTCCTCCCCGGCGGTGGCCGGCTGGCACGCGGCCGTCGCGGAGCGATGGGTGCGTGCGGGCCTCGTGGGCGCCGAACGGGTCTCGGCCCACCCCGACCCCGACCGGCTCGCCGCGCTGCGCGAGGAGATCGCCGTCCTCGACCAGCGCCTGACCGACCTGCAGGCCGCGCTCGCGCAGGCCGCCCCGGAGGCCGCCGCGGTGCTCACGACCGCCGCCGAACCCCCGGGCCTCGACGCCGTCCGTGCCGCGCTGCCCCCCGGTGCCGTGCTGCTGGCCTATCACCAGGTCGACCAGGAGCTGCTGGCCTTCGCGGTGACCGCCGAGGGGATCGCGGCGCACCGGGCGAGCGTGGACGGCGTGGAGCTGGCCCGCCATGCCCGCGTGTTCGCCGCGGCGTGCGTCGACGGCGCGGACGTCACCGATGCGGGCGCGCCCCTGACCCGGGCGCTGCTGGATCCGCACGCCGGCACGCTCGAGCGTGCGGACCGCGTGCTCGTGGCCCCGGCGCCGGTCCTGCGGACCGTGGCGTTTGCGGCCCTGCCCTGGCACGACGGGCCGTTGGGCGCCAGCCACACCGTGGCCTACCTGCCGGGAGCCGCAGCGCCGGCGGGCACTGCCGTCACGCCGGGCACGGACGCCGCCGCAGCGCCGGCGGGCACCGCAGACCCCTCCGGACCCGGCCGGCACCTCGCCGTCGGCGACCCCGCGGCACCGGCCTGGCAGGCGCGCCCGGGCGGGGCGCCCGGTCCCGCTCCGCGCCGCCCCGCGTCGGCGACCGAGGCCGCCGTCGTGGCCGCGGCCCTCGGTGACACTCGCCTGCTCGTCGGCGACGCGGCGACCCGCTCCGCAGTGACCGCGGCGATCGGCACCGCCCCCCTGGTGCACCTGGCCACCGCCACCCAGGTGCGTGACGACGCGCCGCTGCTGTCCGCGATCCTGTGCGCGAACGGCGAGGCGGTGTCGATCTACGAGTTGATCGTCGGTCGCCTACACGCCGACCGGGTGGTGGTGAGCGCCTGCCACCCCGCCGGTGCGGGCAGCGAGGCGCTGGCTGTCGCCTCCGGGTTGCTCGGTGCGGGCGCGCGCGGTGCGGTGGTCACCCTGTGGCCCGCCGACGACCGTACGACGTGCGTGCTGATGGCCCGCTTCTCACGCCTGCTGCGCGGGGGCACATCCGGTCCGATCGCCCTGCAGGCAGCGCAGACCCACCTGCGGGCCATGAGCGACAGCGACGAGGCTGCCGAGTTCGCCGCCCTGCAGGCAGCGGCCGCGGACCCGGCGGTGGCAGCCGATCAGCTCGCCCCGCTGTCGCCTCCGACAGGCCAGCGGTTGACCGGCCAGGGGCCGACCGGCCACGTGCGTCCCGCCCGGGTGTGGGCCGGGTACTGCTACGTCGGACGCTGA
- a CDS encoding alpha-hydroxy acid oxidase — MDLRRLEQQARERLAPAAYDYYAGGADDELTLADNVAAWRRLRLRYRVLRGVGAVSTATTVLGTRVAAPVLVAPTAYQRLADDAGEAATARGARTAGTVMVASTLATVSLEDVAAAAPDAPRWFQVYVRRDRGQTAELVARAVAAGYRALVLTVDLPVLGFRRRDEHHRFSLPVGMEMANVGASVPQVAGSGLHAYAAGEIDPSLTFDDLEWLRSLSDLPLVVKGVVRGDDAAACVAAGAAGIAVSNHGGRQLDSAIATADALPEVVAAAGDAAEVYVDGGVRGGTDVVKALALGARAVMVGRPVLWGLATGGEQGVVAVLDGFAEETARAFALCGATTVEQVTGDLLADPPR, encoded by the coding sequence ATGGATCTCCGCCGGCTCGAGCAGCAGGCCCGCGAGCGGCTCGCGCCGGCCGCGTACGACTACTACGCGGGCGGAGCCGACGACGAGCTGACCCTGGCCGACAACGTGGCCGCCTGGCGCCGCCTGCGCTTGCGGTACCGCGTCCTGCGCGGCGTCGGTGCGGTGTCGACCGCCACGACCGTCCTGGGCACGCGGGTCGCCGCCCCGGTGCTCGTCGCACCGACGGCCTACCAGCGGCTGGCCGACGACGCCGGCGAAGCCGCCACGGCGCGGGGGGCGCGTACCGCCGGCACGGTCATGGTCGCCTCGACGCTGGCGACCGTGTCGCTGGAGGACGTGGCCGCCGCGGCCCCGGACGCGCCGCGCTGGTTCCAGGTCTACGTGCGCCGCGACCGCGGTCAGACCGCCGAGCTGGTCGCCCGCGCGGTCGCCGCGGGCTACCGCGCCCTGGTGCTGACCGTGGACCTGCCCGTGCTGGGGTTCCGCCGGCGCGACGAGCACCACCGCTTCTCCCTGCCGGTCGGCATGGAGATGGCCAACGTGGGCGCGTCCGTCCCGCAGGTGGCGGGCTCGGGGCTGCACGCCTACGCAGCCGGGGAGATCGACCCGTCGCTGACGTTCGACGACCTCGAGTGGCTGCGGTCGCTGTCGGACCTGCCGCTGGTGGTCAAAGGGGTGGTGCGCGGCGACGACGCCGCGGCGTGCGTCGCCGCGGGCGCGGCCGGCATCGCCGTGTCCAACCACGGGGGCCGCCAGCTGGACTCGGCGATCGCCACCGCCGACGCGCTGCCCGAGGTCGTCGCGGCGGCCGGCGACGCGGCGGAGGTCTACGTCGACGGGGGCGTGCGCGGGGGCACCGACGTCGTCAAGGCGCTCGCGCTCGGGGCCCGGGCGGTCATGGTCGGCCGTCCGGTGCTGTGGGGCCTGGCCACCGGTGGGGAGCAGGGGGTGGTGGCGGTGCTCGATGGGTTCGCCGAGGAGACGGCCCGGGCGTTCGCGCTGTGCGGTGCCACCACCGTGGAGCAGGTGACCGGCGACCTGCTCGCCGACCCGCCCCGCTGA
- a CDS encoding VOC family protein, with the protein MATRLDAVTVETADPGRVGRFWADALGWSMLDEQPGSVTVGVPGADVWGDGGPVRLVFLAATTPKSAKNGLHLDLASATLADQRATVERLQALGARRVDIGQEATPWVVMADPDGNELCVLDPRQDYVEAGPIAAVLVDCSDAIALANFWIKATAWPALRYSDGYAALRHARQPTTWFELLEVPDHTASAARVHLDVVTGPDRDLPDEVARLEAAGARRLPEGRRCWDGDAPRTTLADPQGTVFCVRQHP; encoded by the coding sequence ATGGCGACGCGACTGGATGCGGTGACGGTGGAGACCGCCGACCCGGGACGGGTGGGGCGGTTCTGGGCCGACGCCCTCGGCTGGTCGATGCTCGACGAGCAGCCCGGCTCGGTCACCGTCGGTGTGCCAGGCGCCGACGTGTGGGGCGACGGCGGCCCCGTACGGCTGGTCTTCCTGGCGGCGACCACGCCCAAGTCCGCCAAGAACGGCCTCCACCTCGACCTGGCTTCCGCGACCCTCGCCGACCAGCGGGCCACCGTGGAACGGCTGCAGGCTCTCGGCGCCCGCCGGGTCGACATCGGCCAGGAGGCGACACCGTGGGTGGTGATGGCCGACCCCGACGGCAACGAGCTGTGCGTGCTGGATCCGCGCCAGGACTACGTCGAGGCCGGACCGATCGCCGCGGTCCTGGTCGACTGCTCGGATGCGATCGCGCTCGCCAACTTCTGGATCAAGGCCACGGCCTGGCCGGCGCTGCGCTACAGCGACGGGTACGCGGCCCTGCGCCACGCGCGCCAGCCGACGACCTGGTTCGAGCTGCTCGAGGTCCCCGACCACACCGCGAGTGCGGCGCGCGTCCACCTCGATGTCGTGACCGGCCCCGACCGCGACCTGCCCGACGAGGTCGCGCGCCTGGAGGCCGCCGGCGCGCGCCGCCTGCCCGAGGGTCGCCGATGCTGGGACGGCGACGCGCCCCGGACAACCCTGGCCGATCCGCAGGGCACCGTGTTCTGCGTGCGCCAGCACCCGTAA